The Xenopus tropicalis strain Nigerian chromosome 2, UCB_Xtro_10.0, whole genome shotgun sequence genome window below encodes:
- the LOC100497608 gene encoding olfactory receptor 1A1, with product MASEEPHDWLLLREDMANGSGATDFVLMGFPGVPQGYHIPISLAFFVIYMMSLGANGTVIALILPKRNLHQPMYILVANLALSDLLFDTVTLPKIIAKYWFGDGRMSFSGCYFQMSLVHLLGSLDSYLIMLMAGDRLIAIGQPLRYAALITPKVTLIICFFSLVLATGVSSVITFLILDVPFCGKYKINSCFCSRTFVVPLICSDLSTFRVVNLSLSLIVLLVPLAFIILSYVIIIGVINSSLRSENLGKMFYTCTTHLLVTGMYYIPRLFLYVASYVRLIDSADADVLILCLYTFLPHVANPVIYCLRNKEIQVTLRDLYRRKVGSLM from the exons ATGGCGTCTGAAGAACCACATG ATTGGCTCCTGCTGAGAGAGGACATGGCTAATGGGTCGGGAGCCACTGACTTTGTTCTTATGGGTTTCCCGGGGGTCCCACAGGGGTATCACATTCCCATCTCGCTGGCGTTTTTCGTTATCTATATGATGTCTCTGGGCGCTAACGGCACCGTCATAGCCTTAATCCTCCCTAAAAGAAATCTTCACCAACCAATGTACATCCTCGTTGCAAACCTGGCCCTCTCCGACCTTCTGTTCGACACCGTGACGCTGCCCAAGATCATTGCCAAGTATTGGTTTGGAGACGGCAGAATGTCCTTCTCCGGCTGTTACTTTCAGATGTCTCTTGTGCATCTGTTGGGGTCTCTGGACTCATATCTCATCATGCTGATGGCGGGGGACCGCCTCATTGCGATTGGCCAGCCGCTGAGATACGCAGCTCTAATAACCCCGAAGGTCACGCTCATCATCTGCTTCTTCTCCTTGGTCTTGGCCACCGGGGTCTCTTCCGTCATCACTTTCCTGATCCTCGACGTTCCTTTTTGTGGGAAATATAAAATCAACAGCTGCTTCTGTTCCAGGACATTTGTTGTCCCCTTGATTTGTTCTGATTTGTCGACTTTCCGCGTGGTGAACCTGAGCCTCAGCCTCATTGTGCTCCTGGTGCCCTTGGCCTTCATCATATTGTCCTACGTCATCATCATCGGGGTCATCAATTCGTCTTTGCGCTCGGAGAACTTGGGGAAGATGTTCTACACCTGCACCACCCACCTCCTTGTGACCGGTATGTACTACATCCCCAGGCTCTTCCTCTACGTGGCCAGTTACGTCCGCTTGATTGACAGTGCCGATGCCGACGTTCTCATCCTTTGCTTGTACACGTTTCTGCCCCACGTCGCTAACCCCGTCATCTACTGTCTGAGGAACAAGGAGATCCAGGTCACTCTCAGAGACTTGTACAGAAGGAAAGTTGGGTCTCTAATGTAG
- the LOC100497451 gene encoding olfactory receptor 2AG2: MLGSVRQVSATVVSTIWGPTRRLHSQASPAYRFVGLRDIITDGLNVYEIEISVNWLLLREDMANGSGATDFVLMGFPGVPQGYHIPISLAFFVIYMMSLGANGTVVALILPKGNLHQPMYILISNLALSDLLFDTVTLPKIIAKYWFGDGRMSFSGCYFQMSLVHLLGSLDSFLIMLMAGDRLIAIGQPLRYAALITPMVTLIICFFSLVLATGVSSVSTFLILDVPFCGKYKINSCFCSRTFVVPLICSDLSTFRVVNLSLSLIVLLVPLAFIILSYVIIIGVINSSFRSENLGKLFYTCTTHLLVTGMYYIPRLFLYVASYVRLIDSADADVLILCLYTFLPHVANPVIYCLRNKEIQVTLRDLYRRKVGSLM; the protein is encoded by the exons ATGCTCGGCAGCGTTCGGCAGGTCTCGGCGACCGTCGTCTCGACCATTTGGGGACCCACGCGGAGACTTCACTCTCAAGCCTCACCCGCATATCGATTCGTCGGCCTGCGCGACATAATCACGGATGGCCTTAATGTTTATGAAATTGAGATTAGTGTCA ATTGGCTCCTGCTGAGAGAGGACATGGCTAATGGGTCGGGAGCCACTGACTTTGTTCTTATGGGTTTCCCGGGGGTCCCACAGGGGTATCACATTCCCATCTCGCTGGCGTTTTTCGTTATCTATATGATGTCTCTGGGCGCTAACGGCACTGTTGTAGCCTTAATCCTACCTAAAGGGAACCTGCACCAACCAATGTACATCCTCATTTCAAACCTGGCCCTCTCCGACCTTCTGTTCGACACCGTGACGCTGCCCAAGATCATTGCCAAGTATTGGTTTGGAGACGGCAGAATGTCCTTCTCCGGCTGTTACTTTCAGATGTCTCTTGTGCATCTGTTGGGGTCTCTGGACTCTTTTCTCATCATGCTGATGGCGGGGGACCGCCTCATTGCGATTGGCCAGCCGCTGAGATACGCGGCTCTAATAACCCCGATGGTCACGCTCATCATCTGCTTCTTCTCCTTGGTCTTGGCCACCGGGGTGTCTTCCGTCAGCACTTTCCTGATCCTCGACGTTCCTTTTTGTGGGAAATATAAAATCAACAGCTGCTTCTGTTCCAGAACGTTTGTTGTCCCCTTGATTTGTTCAGATTTGTCGACTTTCCGCGTGGTGAACCTGAGCCTCAGCCTCATTGTGCTCCTGGTGCCCTTGGCCTTCATCATATTGTCCTACGTCATCATCATCGGGGTCATCAATTCATCGTTCCGCTCGGAGAACTTGGGGAAGTTGTTTTACACCTGCACCACCCACCTCCTTGTGACCGGTATGTACTACATCCCCAGGCTCTTCCTCTACGTGGCCAGTTACGTCCGCTTGATTGACAGCGCCGACGCCGACGTTCTCATCCTTTGCTTGTACACGTTTCTGCCCCACGTCGCTAACCCCGTCATCTACTGTCTGAGGAACAAGGAGATCCAGGTCACTCTCAGAGACTTGTACAGAAGGAAAGTTGGGTCTCTAATGTAG
- the LOC100497290 gene encoding olfactory receptor 958, giving the protein MANQSEVLEFVLIGFPGLPKNFHILVSLMMFLIYITALVANGTVIGLIVMKEHLHQPMYIVIGNLSLSDLLFDTLTAPKIIAKYWFGDGNISFPGCFFQLFFVHCLGSVDSFILMLMAADRSVAIFQPLRYFAIVTKKLAVALCCFFWALSAAVVSVITYMTLTLPFCGPNKIIGCFCSSSVVFPLACTDVTFVRKVTLILALSVHLVPLTLIILSYLLIVLTIHSMLHSDNWQKLFYTCTTHLLVISLYFIPRLFVYLANYVRLLFNADINVLILYLYTFLPHLANPIIYCLRNKEIKIILENLMKVKIGIKV; this is encoded by the coding sequence ATGGCGAATCAGTCTGAAGTTCTCGAGTTTGTGCTCATTGGCTTTCCAGGACTCCCGAAGAATTTCCATATCCTGGTTTCCTTGATGATGTTCCTCATATACATAACTGCCCTCGTGGCCAACGGCACTGTCATTGGACTCATCGTGATGAAGGAACATCTCCACCAACCAATGTACATCGTCATCGGGAACCTGTCCCTCTCTGACCTCTTATTCGACACGCTCACCGCGCCCAAGATCATAGCCAAGTATTGGTTTGGGGACGGGAACATCTCTTTCCCGGGGTGTTTCTTTCAGTTGTTCTTTGTCCATTGCTTGGGCTCCGTCGATTCGTTCATCCTCATGCTGATGGCCGCCGACCGCTCGGTCGCAATTTTCCAACCCCTTCGATACTTTGCAATAGTCACTAAGAAACTAGCGGTCGCTTTGTGCTGCTTCTTTTGGGCCCTAAGTGCCGCGGTGGTTTCAGTGATAACTTACATGACCCTTACGTTGCCCTTCTGTGGCCCCAATAAGATCATTGGCTGTTTCTGCTCCAGTTCAGTGGTGTTTCCCTTGGCCTGTACGGATGTCACGTTTGTTCGGAAAGTAACTTTGATCTTAGCTCTGAGTGTTCACTTAGTCCCGTTGACTCTCATTATATTGTCCTATTTGCTCATCGTCCTCACCATCCACTCAATGTTGCACTCGGACAACTGGCAAAAGCTCTTCTACACCTGCACCACCCACCTGTTGGTCATCAGTTTGTATTTCATACCGAGGCTCTTTGTGTATTTGGCTAACTATGTCCGCTTGCTTTTCAATGCTGACATCAACGTCTTAATTCTTTACTTGTATACGTTTCTGCCCCATTTGGCCAACCCCATCATCTACTGCCTCAGGAACAAAGAAATCAAAATCATTCTGGAAAACCTGATGAAGGTGAAGATTGGCATTAAAGTCTAA